A genomic region of Zea mays cultivar B73 chromosome 6, Zm-B73-REFERENCE-NAM-5.0, whole genome shotgun sequence contains the following coding sequences:
- the LOC100382537 gene encoding uncharacterized protein LOC100382537 yields MMRYPRPSSDGLPLPNGIGSGGGGASKKPATPPPRSSKDDVAPAVATDSSRLAAFLASTSLESKARARAPPAQPAPTSAATAAVAATKSPVRDHDHGHGHSHGASSDHSDPASPSSTGTGELLLQWGQNKRMRCRRDSASPSPQHRQAGGKIQRRSSSPAVDKLMPPPSAAPYTRGSNLRSVSSLPPRSGSGSGSGSSAGALPHPLRSAEDRAAGKFSAARAEKQRAVSPGSVMGMGVPVPDPRRQQQQQHAGAAAAATSKPASKVEMPRIYTTLSRKEKEEDFMAMKGTKLPQRPKRRPKIVEKTVSAICPGMWLTDVTRGRYEVREKKCPKKQQKNRGLKGMEGMDSDSD; encoded by the exons ATGATGAG ATACCCGAGGCCTAGCTCAGATGGCCTCCCGCTGCCCAATGGCatcgggagcggcggcggcggcgcgagcaAGAAGCCTGCAACGCCGCCGCCCAGATCGAGCAAGGATGACGTGGCGCCGGCCGTCGCCACCGACAGCTCCCGACTCGCGGCGTTCCTGGCCTCGACGTCGCTCGAGTCCAaggcgcgcgcccgcgcgccgccGGCGCAGCCCGCGCCTACCTCGGCGGCCACCGCTGCCGTCGCCGCGACCAAGAGCCCTGTTCGCGACCACGACCACGGCCATGGCCACAGCCACGGCGCCTCCTCCGACCACTCCGACCCCGCCTCCCCGAGCTCCACCGGAACCGGCGAATTGCTGCTCCAGTGGGGACAGAACAAGCGCATGCGCTGCCGCCGAGACTCCGCGTCCCCGTCGCCGCAGCACCGGCAGGCCGGCGGCAAGATCCAGCGGCGCTCGTCGTCCCCGGCGGTGGACAAGCTGATGCCGCCCCCGAGCGCGGCGCCCTACACCCGCGGGTCCAACCTCCGCTCCGTCTCGTCTCTCCCTCCgcgctccggctccggctccggctccggaTCCTCTGCCGGCGCCCTCCCCCACCCGCTCAG ATCAGCGGAGGACCGTGCGGCGGGGAAGTTCTCGGCGGCGAGGGCCGAGAAGCAGCGTGCGGTGTCCCCGGGCTCCGTGATGGGCATGGGCGTCCCGGTCCCGgacccgaggcggcagcagcagcagcagcatgccGGCGCGGCGGCAGCGGCGACGTCGAAGCCGGCGTCGAAGGTGGAGATGCCGCGGATCTACACCACGCTGTCTCGGAAGGAGAAGGAGGAGGACTTCATGGCCATGAAGGGCACCAAGCTGCCGCAGCGCCCCAAGCGGCGGCCCAAGATCGTCGAGAAGACCGTCAGT GCGATCTGCCCCGGGATGTGGCTGACGGATGTGACCAGGGGCCGGTACGAGGTGCGCGAGAAGA